The Anas acuta chromosome 1, bAnaAcu1.1, whole genome shotgun sequence genome segment CGGTATGTCATACCTTCATTTTGTGTTGCCACAGCCTAAAAGCATTTTCTCTAATGTATACTTACTTCTCTACCTCTCCTGTGAAACAGGCTGTCTATATATAAAACAGTCAAAAGTGTCATGAGTTATTCTCCCTCTATGACCCTCAGCAATAGAGCTGAGCACAGAACTAGTTTTCCTGTCCTCTAACCATTTTTATCACCTCAGAACATTTTCAAGTCTAACTTTCCATTGTAAGTTTGaaatcttgaagaaaaatatccaaTTCATTCAGACATTTCTGGTATCTTATTAATAAAGCCTAAAATTACATCTAAATGAAAACACCCATAAAACTGTGCTTTGAAAAACTCAAGGTAACTTTTGACAATCGGCCATTTTTCCCCCCTGCCAGCTTCCCCCTGGGAAAACTTGTCAAATTCATTTACCTCACAAACATTCCccctcctctgttttttttttttgtttgttttttttttgtttttttttgttaggtttGCTTGCTCTGAGGAAATTATTTCACGTACAAGTTCTAAGAAATTCTGCTCTACTCAGcatgaaaagcagaagtcaAGAGTATGGCCTGGAAACTAATCCAGGTGAGAACCAACTAGATTCAGTGCTAGAAAAAAGTTTTACTTCACACTTTTCACATGTATAACAGTAAGGTAAGAGAGTGTAAATTCCAGAGCTTGTTGTGGCATTGTTATTGAAGAATGGACTGAACACAGTTACTTACCTTTGTTGGATTTTGGTTGTTCAGATGAGCCGCTTccaatctttctctttttccttggaACAGATGAGCATCTCCTGTCAAAGGTAATAGGACTGTATTGAGGGAGGCTcttgaatttcttttcaaattcttcttccaACTTTGCTAAGCTAaaggggaaacaaaaccaaccaaattAAACGTAACTCCATTTCTGGAGAATTGTGTTTTGTGTGCATACACATGCATCTACTCATATAAAGGGAAAGatatgcacacatgcacactgtAAATGTCAAACTATTATACATAATCCAACTTTGGGAGGAGAATGTACAATCCATTTCCCGAATTTGTAACTCTGGAGAAATTGTTAATATATGcaaacaatgtaaaaaaaattagCTGCACAGATTCATAAAGCTGATTTGTCTGTTCTATGAGGGGAATGAGAAAAGGCAATAAAACCAATAAGTAAACAAACCAATACAttaatttcacataaaaatcACATTACACCAGAATGGAGGTGACAATTTAAACTACAGCAAAAATGTCAAACTATCCAACAAAGCTACCTAACAAAAACGGCAAGCCATCCGATCTgctgtggaaaggaaaaaaaagttaaacctGGTGCTTCATGATGACaattaatttgtatttcttctgggGGATTATActgctttcctgttttgtttgttgtgagATGAAGAACACAACTCATGGCTTCAGGAAACCCAACATTCCTCGTAGGTCAGCCCAGCTTGAATGAGTGTAATAAGCTTTACCTACCACTCAAGAAGTCCACAGATGTAGTACTATTCGCAATTGCCAGATGAATACAAAGCACTTGAGCTGGATGGTGTGGCACGGCCTTCCTGGCTGTAATGACTGTGCTGTCTTGTGTAAGCATGACTTTTCAGTGAACTTCTGCAACCAGGCAGGATCACAGGAAGCAAGTGCATTTTAATAAAAGGCAATTTGCACTGCTAGGCAGATTATAAATAGAACTGCCCATGAGATGGGAACAATGACATTTTCTACTCATCTCAGATTCTAATTGCTGTGGAAAATGAGAATTGGACAGATGTTGGCATGACTGTTGGACGGGATGGCCATGAGACACTCTACACTTGGAAGTGTCACAAGAAAGATGATTTCCTGGTTTCTTGAAACAGCACTTCAATGCAATTGTGTTCTGAAAGCTTTGGTACACGGGCTGATACCTCATTTTATCTCTGCTCAGCAGGAGTGGGGTTGTACACAGGCAAAGCACACCTGGCACGGACCACCAGGGAAAGCAAGGGCAGCTACTGATGGAGAAGGTAAGGGGACACAGAAGTAGTAGGAGAAAGGAGCGACTCCAACAGCAGCGAGGACTCCAGCAGACAGACACCCTAATGCTGAAAAAGGGGATGATGAAGGGAGCAAAAGAGTTCAGAGGAGTGGGTAGAACTAAAACCAGCTCTTCCAAGCAGACAGAAGCAGACAGAAGATCAGGTAGTGCAATGAACATAACAGATACCTTCTCCAGCACTTTGGCTCCACAAATAACTGCTTCTGCTTTACAGATTTCACTGAACAATATTCATTAATGGCATGGCtgaatcaggaagaaaaattcaCTAATATGTATTTTCCCCATCCAGCCAGATAACAATGGTAGAGTAGTATTTGtcaaatgaatgaaatatttacacaATTTTCCTACTGACTTTGAataaatcatataaaaatacatttttttttgtctcagagatatatttgtttttcttgccaTGAGGTGACCTaactttttcaattttttcaatttacatttaaaagataTTTCCAGAAATGTACTTTCTTATATaaagcacaataaaaatataagaattGTGCCAGTGGTTTTTATCAACTATTCCTAACGAAAGAACCCTTGAAGATTTTCATTAATGTAGTATCTTTGCTGTAAAGTGAGCTGCAGCTAAATTTCATATAGACCGGATaataaatgcatgaaaaaggcctgcacaaaacaaacatattaaaattttaaccATGACACGTGGAAAAACtactcttttgttgttgttgttcattttcaCCTTAATTCAGATAATTGAAAGGCTTCATAACTTGCAAGTATGAATGGCAAAGCAGATTTAACAGCTATGCCTGCAGTTAAATAAATCTGTTAGTACTCTGACAAAAATTGTTACTCATACTAGAAGAGTAATTCTGTGCAGCCTTACTAACTGTTAATGCATTTGTATTCATTATTCTTCTGATATGTTTCTTTATTGTATATATGAACAGTTTAAATATCTTGCCTCAACAATAGAAAAATTGAGTATTTATCAtaattatttgcaaatataaGGATGGTGTTTACTTTTCCTGTCAGCACTCTCTTCAAATAGGCAAAGGAATCTATTTTTTCTAGTCTCTTTATGATGACTGAACACCTACACAGAACTTTAAATATTGTTTGCAAAGTGtgctgaaaatataaaaatataattaaccCCCTTCACCGGCTCTTGAGCAGCTAAATattgtgattaaaaaatatatatatatttaaagaagtGTGCAAATAATGCCATTCAAATTTATTTACAGTATTGTAAACCAGGGAAGATCTCAGAGGAATTACTTCTGTATATAACCAACGTGAAACTAGAGCCTTACTCTGCCAAACAGGTTTTGCAGTTCACAGGAATTCAATGAATTGTGTTTATGTAGTTTAAAACATCTGAGGCTTGGATGTTGGGGTTTCAGTTCACTAGCTACAACAGGAAGGACTTGCTCTTAAGTTACTAGGCTGACCTAGCTAGAACTTTGAACAGCATTAAGTAGCAACTTACCCCAAAACAAACTCTTCCTTTGGCTTAGTCTTCTTCAGTTTTTTGTTCCCACTTGTCCCGCTTTGGGAAAAAGCCCAGCTTTCTTCATTCCAGCATCCTTCATGATCTGAGGAGTTGCCTTTTCCTGAGCTTCTTTTTCCTGGGATAAAGGCAGAAAATTGGTCTCATCTTCACAAAAACGTGACAAAATGGGCTCAGAAGGAACCTGCATACCCACTCAGCAATGGAGCTTAAAGATTGTTTTGTAACCGCTTTAAGAagatcaaacttttttttttttaatggataatAATCTTGTTGGCAACTGTTTTTTTCAccttatacatatatatgcatatatacactaCCTGCAAAGTCAGGTTTTCTTCAGCTGTCAAGCAGGAGAAAGAGATGAGTAGATTCACAGTAATAAACTTACCTGAATTATaaacacctttttcttttccattttgactAATTACCCATTTAAATCTACTaattgaaaaaatgtatttcaatatGTCTCACTGAAAGCTTCCAGaaattttaatctaaaatttGTCCTACAAGGTAAGAGGTTCTCTCACTCACCACTGACAGCAAAACtgatcacagaatggccaaggttggaagggccctctgaagatcatctagtccaatccccctcCCTGCCAAGCAATGAATGACCTAAGGGAAAGTGTCAGACATCTGCCTCTTGTGATCACAGTTCTCCATCCTACAAACCCAAAAGCTGTTTACATAGAAAAACTAATTGTTCAGGGTTACATGCAACAAGTCCTGGAAACATCTATCAGCAGGTCAACAATCAACCGACCTAGTCTTCAGTCAAAAAGCTAAATCTCAGgtaatgaaagacaaaaagggaGAAGTTAAGAGCTCTTCAGGTAAGTAGGAATGCAGTCTGCAAAACTCAGAGACCTGCCCTGGACCCCTGAGCCCCTGTCCCCAGTATTCCAGGCGATCTGACAACCCCACCATATCACCACTGCTTGAACTTGAGCTTAAACATGAacttctgctcttcctcccacTCCAGGCAGCCTTTTGCAGTTCGTGCTGTAAATGAAACAGTCAAAGCCACCCACCTCTGTCCACATTAGCACGCAGAGACGTGAGCATGCCCTCTGACACCAGAGTTTTATAAAGAGCACCTTTGCAAGATCTCTCTGATTTCCTGGAGCCACAAGTTTCTATCTTTTTAACACAGTCACTGTCCTCAGTTTTGACCTGTTCTGGTAAGCTTTGGGGTACCACCTCCTCTGTGGGGGTCAGTGGTTCCACTTTAATGTTATCAGCAGCCTCACAGGGTACTTCCTTGTTGGCTGTAATATTAAGGAAATCAGGAGGCTTTGATTCTTTGGTGGGCTCCGTGGGTTTCTCCTTcgatgttttcttctctttcgatttcacttttttctttggtgATTTTGTATCCAACATGCTTCCCTTCACATTTGAGGCAGGGCGGGCTTTTTTGCGGGGAGTTTCCGCAAGTCTCTCAGCACCCCAGTCCCCTTTTGCAACAGCTTCAATTGTGTACATGACACTTTCAATGTCCGACTCAGAGGACTGCCTCTTTTTACAAGGCTTCTTGGGGGTGGATTTTTCATTCGTGTGCCGGtccaacttattttttttctttttcttctttattttttctggcttGCTTAGCCCAAAGATGCTCATGTCAATCATCGAAAGCTCTGGAGAACGGCACATGTGATCCTTTGTGTTATCATTTCTCTCAAAAAGACTGCTCTCCATTATGAGACTAGTAAAATCTCTGCACTGTGCAGTTTCTGATTCCTCAGTTTTTGTCTCATCCCAGTTTTGTATTTTCCCTGTCTCtgattgttctgtttttcctttacaggagtcttttattgttgttttctccAGTTCTTCTACTTCCATTTCATCTGGAACTTCCCTCGCCACATCTTCTAATGCTTCcacttttgttttcccaggttcTTTCACTTTCACTCCTTCTGAAGCAAGGCACATCtaaaatgagttaaaaataGTCACCATGAAACAAACATCAACTGTTAACATTGCTTATATTAACAGGAAGAGCACTACACATGCAGTCTCTCTGGGATCCTCATTTATGAAAGCAAactattttaaagaacagtaCTGAAAAAATGCTCAAGTCCTAATGAAACTGATGAAACATAATTATGGCTAAGTGCTAGAATAAGGCCAATGGATTCTACCACTCTGATAGAAAAATACTTCAACTGATCTAATTGCTGTTTCCATGATCCTTGAAGTGCGTTTAATATATCTGGGAAACCCACtgctagttttattttcataatactaactgcaacagaaaaacacagcatctCTCACTATATTGTACTACAACCTACTGGAAATCTCAAATCCATACTCCCAGTTCCCAAGTATGCCCATATACAATTCTTTCCTCCATTTTCCAAAAGGCCctgaagggggagaaaaaaaaaaagaagttgatcAAATCGCAGCGATcaagattgtttttctttactccAACGTGCAAAATGATTTGGGAGGTAGTAAAAAGCCTTCCAATTCTTTCTTCTTATGCCAGTCTTATTCTGCAAGGAACTGCAAAGCAGCAGTAGTTGCCATGGTTATCTCCTGGAGATAACATTAATGGAAACCAAAACGCTCATTCTGTCTGAGGAACAGAGAGGTTCAGAAGAAGAGCTACAACAAGGTCCTCAAACTGCCATGTTCCTTCAGCAATGACCTGGAAGATCCACTCAGTTTTGGATCACTTATAAGCCATGCTGCCACTGCTAGAGGTGGTAGTACTTCACAGCAGCAAGCAGTTGCCTTGGGAAggcatgctttctttttcttgctctccCTCTTAAAACCCCCTAAGCTGAACTCCAAgtgctattttgtttttaaaacaaccAGCAACCAAACAGGCACCTGGACTGAAACCAGCTGGAGGAGGCTTGCTTTGAACCAGGCATAAGGAGCTTCCCTACCCTGCAGCTCAGCCCATGGGCCATATGGTCAGGATGGATGTAACTGCAGATCAGCTGGGCTCTTTTTAGGTCAATTTTCCACTTCACAAACTGGCAAGgtattttttcttgcaaactAAAAAGATCTCTTACAGAAATGTATGAGTACTAAAGTAAGAACAGAACTCTGGTTTAAGTTTGTGAtctgaaatatgtttctgaAACTCCTTCTGCATGGGATGGAAGAAGGTCAAGCTAGGCTGATCATTGGAAACACTGGAGCTTTGGCAGCACAGCGGCTGTTAGGAAGGAGGCTAAATTATGCAGGGGGGAATTGCATGACTATGCTGAGGTGGGCTCTGGcacaaaggtatttttttaCTGTGACTTTTTTAATGCACTGCAACGTAAACACAGCCCATGATTTCCAAAAGCTAAAGatcaatattaaaaatgcaacGCATTGAACAAGAATAATATTTTGTCAATTAGATGCCCCCACCGTCACACCCTGCccatgtattttttctctttatacctttgcttcttctgcagcagccagTAATACAGaaggctgtggctgtggctacaaaaaaaggtgtttttttgttttgtgagcCCTGAATAAACTTGCAAATCACAACCTTTAAGATTGGGAAGCTTG includes the following:
- the BBX gene encoding HMG box transcription factor BBX isoform X14, encoding MKGSSRNKDHSTEGEGTGKRPKRKCLQWHPLLAKKLLDFSEEEEEEEEEEDIDKVPLLGADGLEQDADETEDDESSEQRARRPMNAFLLFCKRHRSLVRKEHPRLDNRGATKILADWWAVLDPKEKQKYTDMAKEYKDAFMKANPGYKWCPTTNKPVKTQTSTVTNRKKLWAFPSDSAKDLPSPRKVTKSEEMPQLNFGMADPTQMGGLSMLLLAGEHALTAQEVSSSTCQSDATNSTEVCQKSSLFQFAEISSSTSQPGVPGAVKQTEESALFQFAEISSNTSQLSSPETVKHCGKSALFQLAEISSSTSHSGPDLTKQCGTSALFQLAEMCLASEGVKVKEPGKTKVEALEDVAREVPDEMEVEELEKTTIKDSCKGKTEQSETGKIQNWDETKTEESETAQCRDFTSLIMESSLFERNDNTKDHMCRSPELSMIDMSIFGLSKPEKIKKKKKKNKLDRHTNEKSTPKKPCKKRQSSESDIESVMYTIEAVAKGDWGAERLAETPRKKARPASNVKGSMLDTKSPKKKVKSKEKKTSKEKPTEPTKESKPPDFLNITANKEVPCEAADNIKVEPLTPTEEVVPQSLPEQVKTEDSDCVKKIETCGSRKSERSCKGALYKTLVSEGMLTSLRANVDRGKRSSGKGNSSDHEGCWNEESWAFSQSGTSGNKKLKKTKPKEEFVLGLAKLEEEFEKKFKSLPQYSPITFDRRCSSVPRKKRKIGSGSSEQPKSNKGCGNTK
- the BBX gene encoding HMG box transcription factor BBX isoform X17 is translated as MKANPGYKWCPTTNKPVKTQTSTVTNRKKLWAFPSDSAKDLPSPRKVTKSEEMPQLNFGMADPTQMGGLSMLLLAGEHALTAQEVSSSTCQSDATNSTEVCQKSSLFQFAEISSSTSQPGVPGAVKQTEESALFQFAEISSNTSQLSSPETVKHCGKSALFQLAEISSSTSHSGPDLTKQCGTSALFQLAEMCLASEGVKVKEPGKTKVEALEDVAREVPDEMEVEELEKTTIKDSCKGKTEQSETGKIQNWDETKTEESETAQCRDFTSLIMESSLFERNDNTKDHMCRSPELSMIDMSIFGLSKPEKIKKKKKKNKLDRHTNEKSTPKKPCKKRQSSESDIESVMYTIEAVAKGDWGAERLAETPRKKARPASNVKGSMLDTKSPKKKVKSKEKKTSKEKPTEPTKESKPPDFLNITANKEVPCEAADNIKVEPLTPTEEVVPQSLPEQVKTEDSDCVKKIETCGSRKSERSCKGALYKTLVSEGMLTSLRANVDRGKRSSGKGNSSDHEGCWNEESWAFSQSGTSGNKKLKKTKPKEEFVLGLAKLEEEFEKKFKSLPQYSPITFDRRCSSVPRKKRKIGSGSSEQPKSNKGSFQSQKKNLFHKIVSKYKHKKEKLNVPDTAIFLEDKNSSEPAWKNKISISALNTPEPAMMHEPLVGSQKRKARKTKITHLVRTADGRVSPAGGTLEEKPKDLPQSSLQKASSAETDCNSEFSRNAETEENHSITSDMPAVSAFFSLAALAEVAAMENVHRSQRATPLPHDGQPNEMSQAPVLISCADQ
- the BBX gene encoding HMG box transcription factor BBX isoform X12 codes for the protein MKGSSRNKDHSTEGEGTGKRPKRKCLQWHPLLAKKLLDFSEEEEEEEEEEDIDKVPLLGADGLEQDADETEDDESSEQRARRPMNAFLLFCKRHRSLVRKEHPRLDNRGATKILADWWAVLDPKEKQKYTDMAKEYKDAFMKANPGYKWCPTTNKPVKTQTSTVTNRKKLWAFPSDSAKDLPSPRKVTKSEEMPQLNFGMADPTQMGGLSMLLLAGEHALTAQEVSSSTCQSDATNSTEVCQKSSLFQFAEISSSTSQPGVPGAVKQTEESALFQFAEISSNTSQLSSPETVKHCGKSALFQLAEISSSTSHSGPDLTKQCGTSALFQLAEMCLASEGVKVKEPGKTKVEALEDVAREVPDEMEVEELEKTTIKDSCKGKTEQSETGKIQNWDETKTEESETAQCRDFTSLIMESSLFERNDNTKDHMCRSPELSMIDMSIFGLSKPEKIKKKKKKNKLDRHTNEKSTPKKPCKKRQSSESDIESVMYTIEAVAKGDWGAERLAETPRKKARPASNVKGSMLDTKSPKKKVKSKEKKTSKEKPTEPTKESKPPDFLNITANKEVPCEAADNIKVEPLTPTEEVVPQSLPEQVKTEDSDCVKKIETCGSRKSERSCKGALYKTLVSEGMLTSLRANVDRGKRSSGKGNSSDHEGCWNEESWAFSQSGTSGNKKLKKTKPKEEFVLGRCSSVPRKKRKIGSGSSEQPKSNKGRVEKKNSPEESSSSLQHPLCLHTGKKKERKKEKKKQTPPHSFIIHP
- the BBX gene encoding HMG box transcription factor BBX isoform X11, with product MKGSSRNKDHSTEGEGTGKRPKRKCLQWHPLLAKKLLDFSEEEEEEEEEEDIDKVPLLGADGLEQDADETEDDESSEQRARRPMNAFLLFCKRHRSLVRKEHPRLDNRGATKILADWWAVLDPKEKQKYTDMAKEYKDAFMKANPGYKWCPTTNKPVKTQTSTVTNRKKLWAFPSDSAKDLPSPRKVTKSEEMPQLNFGMADPTQMGGLSMLLLAGEHALTAQEVSSSTCQSDATNSTEVCQKSSLFQFAEISSSTSQPGVPGAVKQTEESALFQFAEISSNTSQLSSPETVKHCGKSALFQLAEISSSTSHSGPDLTKQCGTSALFQLAEMCLASEGVKVKEPGKTKVEALEDVAREVPDEMEVEELEKTTIKDSCKGKTEQSETGKIQNWDETKTEESETAQCRDFTSLIMESSLFERNDNTKDHMCRSPELSMIDMSIFGLSKPEKIKKKKKKNKLDRHTNEKSTPKKPCKKRQSSESDIESVMYTIEAVAKGDWGAERLAETPRKKARPASNVKGSMLDTKSPKKKVKSKEKKTSKEKPTEPTKESKPPDFLNITANKEVPCEAADNIKVEPLTPTEEVVPQSLPEQVKTEDSDCVKKIETCGSRKSERSCKGALYKTLVSEGMLTSLRANVDRGKRSSGKGNSSDHEGCWNEESWAFSQSGTSGNKKLKKTKPKEEFVLGLAKLEEEFEKKFKSLPQYSPITFDRRCSSVPRKKRKIGSGSSEQPKSNKGRVEKKNSPEESSSSLQHPLCLHTGKKKERKKEKKKQTPPHSFIIHP